Proteins encoded in a region of the Oncorhynchus keta strain PuntledgeMale-10-30-2019 chromosome 3, Oket_V2, whole genome shotgun sequence genome:
- the LOC118363740 gene encoding zinc finger protein 518A-like: MEENLMTQDDPAESHDDIVEAEEEKESTKDHTDQMAGQTSVLPCSDQCDPDETSEESGSYKTDRKASMKSPCKIQQGAVFSGKILSFGCSECKGEATYSPNDLLKHFQVAHKGTLPTYPCDLCGFATNEFPALQRHRIGHRNTLVTCEICNDDVQYSLLLLTRHYIMSHSQNGHFHCEKCEFSTVDAGTFVQHIHHHNESQLKCMKCQHVSSNRGEHQRHLKLYSGTFPLTCLVCGYGAARREYLTKHMVTVHGEEADNKNVWRATEDSNNTLVNSSPGLKLLLKKSLAAGGQSKESQWMSKLNSLPGVGLHNQNGRVLKPEKTLEESQQFHERAVGVKKDSKKWFKGALKNEQQIDSQAVSSIPPPKTQEGFDSYGADALNPNNSNGLTVLMVKNKISIPPNCTTKVMGFKMVDGKKHLVLKVIPTAKPEFSAENDILSTEQEVDCPMIGTTSDGSKCSDTAENGENTSSPYLAVLSPSGTESDAAISVQVKPEEEDVSIEETLPKLEKLAQKAKHTVEQRIDKQHTFKGDQIPSLAGYPMTKESDHSTIENGKLSNNTADKMSAYSSPNVTAVELLPAKILTHNTMPSESDYETMLPEPVSEETINMLGVGDMSTATADKISDPINGNSSRPKGETLPSNDKPKTPSEPMTGDIQPSNDTAEKTHSVIKEMDPSDSTSDKIHSSVAAKTETLSPDLTAQLESHPAEFVDSRETDINAEDKNSPNQELFSFHNYSKETSSISSNSTQPCKNPSELSTEDESVWMKEWSLTLAASPQPPDEGSGNGEAETGNVMESVSDRGVEVDECIATVEDLATPVETENANHGHSGSTHQVQPTVKMEECVPLLERATGSISSLAVLGRILEEHSDAIISHQLEKDRIGCSAASHDSVKPPTTMLRILKTAEGKQQMLLQTAKNRYAVPVQLQGNPGFKLITKSTPHINVSYVKPGIERQNKTTGLALTLNGGSFSILGQTVGASEKGGMLLSTVQPGSSTSASHYLVNSTALKGPLVLSGAAHSSTGENNIKSPQTCYLVQRPVPVGQAPHNAGSKLARLSSQSPLLSRPVLAMSANSVNRSTALHTGQQAFLVRYISTAKSGILMNSPDGKSVNQKGQPNESRGNKVVYKIVRTANGSAFLSGGAHSSANKPIYLATNSTQMPCFLMSSNKGSSGVKKLISIQNASHNPVTASQLSNLLSPQSKLQGRVRQIRDVGLNKSRLDPRPGRQLSQRKRRRKALCDELPEHLTKARRLSNKAVTEKGSPLLWEPVPKDAERTLRLYPLSSLQEIKCPRRNQPVVVLNHPDTDIPEVASIMRSVNRYKGAVSKVVLSQNTVQALAELCPAGLLGKSSKAKCPSSQSRGSRLKTSKSRVRERFLLKLKFRKSSRKKYEVVKSSFRGTERSSMFACWFCGRLFKNQEEWIGHGQRHLMEATRDWNKLF; the protein is encoded by the coding sequence ATGGAAGAGAACCTGATGACACAGGATGATCCCGCTGAAAGCCATGATGACATTGTGGAGGCTGAGGAAGAAAAGGAATCCACAAAGGACCACACAGACCAGATGGCAGGTCAAACTTCTGTGTTGCCATGTAGTGACCAATGTGACCCTGATGAAACATCTGAAGAGTCGGGTAGTTACAAGACAGACAGAAAAGCATCTATGAAGTCCCCATGTAAAATACAGCAGGGTGCAGTCTTCTCTGGGAAAATACTTAGCTTTGGGTGTTCAGAGTGTAAGGGTGAAGCTACCTACAGCCCCAATGACCTCCTCAAACATTTTCAGGTGGCCCACAAGGGAACCCTGCCGACGTATCCGTGTGACTTGTGTGGCTTTGCCACAAATGAGTTCCCTGCACTTCAGCGCCATCGGATTGGGCACAGGAACACTTTGGTCACATGCGAGATCTGTAATGATGATGTACAGtactctctcctcctgctcactAGACACTATATCATGTCTCACAGCCAGAATGGCCACTTTCACTGTGAAAAATGTGAATTTTCAACAGTTGACGCAGGAACATTTGTGCAGCACATCCATCATCACAATGAGAGCCAGCTCAAATGTATGAAATGTCAACATGTGAGCTCTAACCGAGGTGAGCACCAGAGGCACCTAAAACTCTACTCGGGTACCTTCCCCCTCACGTGTCTGGTCTGTGGATATGGGGCAGCACGGAGAGAATACCTCACAAAGCACATGGTAACTGTCCATGGTGAGGAGGCAGACAATAAAAATGTATGGAGAGCAACGGAGGACAGCAACAATACCCTGGTAAACTCCTCTCCAGGATTAAAACTCCTGCTGAAGAAAAGTCTTGCTGCAGGTGGTCAATCAAAGGAATCCCAGTGGATGTCAAAACTGAATTCTCTTCCTGGAGTGGGTTTACATAACCAAAATGGAAGGGTGCTGaaaccagagaaaacattggagGAATCCCAACAGTTTCATGAAAGGGCTGTAGGCGTGAAAAAGGACAGTAAGAAATGGTTCAAAGGCGCTCTTAAGAATGAACAACAAATTGACTCCCAGGCTGTATCATCTATACCACCACCAAAGACCCAGGAAGGTTTTGACAGTTATGGGGCTGACGCCCTAAACCCCAACAACTCCAATGGACTAACTGTTCTCATGGTCAAAAATAAAATCTCTATTCCACCTAACTGTACTACAAAAGTAATGGGCTTCAAGATGGTTGACGGTAAAAAGCATTTAGTTCTCAAAGTTATACCAACAGCAAAGCCAGAGTTCTCTGCAGAAAATGACATTTTATCTACAGAGCAAGAAGTGGACTGCCCAATGATAGGCACTACCTCTGATGGAAGTAAATGCTCAGACACGGCTGAAAATGGGGAAAATACTAGCTCCCCTTACTTGGCTGTTCTAAGCCCCTCAGGGACTGAAAGCGATGCTGCAATTTCAGTACAAGTGAAGCCAGAGGAAGAGGACGTTAGCATTGAGGAGACATTGCCCAAACTGGAGAAACTAGCACAGAAAGCAAAACACACAGTGGAGCAGAGGATTGATAAACAACATACGTTTAAGGGTGACCAGATTCCTTCCTTGGCAGGTTATCCAATGACTAAAGAGTCAGATCACTCCACGATTGAGAACGGTAAACTGAGTAACAATACAGCAGACAAAATGTCTGCTTATTCAAGCCCTAATGTGACTGCTGTGGAGCTCCTTCCAGCCAAAATACTCACACATAATACCATGCCTTCTGAATCAGATTATGAGACCATGCTTCCCGAACCAGTTTCTGAAGAGACAATCAACATGCTTGGAGTTGGTGACATGAGTACAGCTACTGCTGATAAGATCAGTGACCCCATCAATGGAAATTCGTCTCGGCCCAAAGGAGAGACGTTACCTTCCAACGACAAACCTAAGACTCCCTCAGAACCCATGACTGGTGACATCCAACCTTCTAATGATACTGCTGAGAAGACTCATTCAGTTATCAAGGAGATGGATCCTTCTGATTCTACGTCCGATAAGATTCATTCCAGTGTGGCTGCTAAAACTGAAACTTTATCGCCAGATCTGACGGCCCAACTGGAGTCACACCCAGCTGAATTTGTCGACTCCAGAGAGACTGATATTAATGCTGAAGATAAGAATTCTCCTAACCAAGAGTTGTTTAGTTTTCATAATTACTCAAAGGAAACATCAAGCATTTCCTCCAACTCAACACAACCGTGTAAAAATCCATCAGAGCTTTCGACAGAGGATGAAAGTGTTTGGATGAAAGAATGGAGTTTGACATTGGCTGCATCCCCACAACCTCCAGATGAGGGGTCTGGAAATGGAGAAGCGGAGACAGGGAATGTAATGGAAAGCGTGTCAGACCGTGGCGTTGAGGTCGATGAGTGCATAGCTACTGTAGAGGATCTGGCCACCCCAGTGGAAACTGAGAATGCAAATCATGGACACTCTGGGTCTACACACCAAGTCCAACCTACTGTAAAAATGGAGGAGTGTGTTCCTTTGTTGGAAAGGGCAACAGGGAGCATAAGTAGTTTGGCTGTCTTGGGTCGCATACTGGAGGAGCATTCGGATGCTATCATTAGCCACCAGCTTGAAAAAGATAGGATAGGCTGCTCAGCTGCCAGCCACGATTCTGTCAAGCCACCTACGACTATGCTAAGGATCCTTAAAACAGCAGAGGGAAAGCAGCAGATGTTGTTACAGACTGCAAAGAACCGGTATGCTGTACCTGTGCAGCTCCAAGGCAACCCAGGGTTCAAGCTGATAACCAAATCTACTCCTCATATCAATGTGTCCTATGTTAAGCCAGGAATTGAAAGACAGAATAAAACCACAGGACTGGCACTCACCCTCAATGGAGGAAGTTTCAGCATTCTAGGACAGACTGTAGGTGCTAGTGAAAAAGGTGGTATGCTGTTGTCTACTGTTCAGCCTGGATCTAGCACTAGTGCAAGCCACTACCTAGTCAACAGCACAGCTCTTAAAGgtcctcttgtcttgtcaggtgCAGCACATAGTTCTACTGGAGAAAATAACATTAAGTCACCGCAGACTTGTTACTTAGTCCAGAGGCCAGTCCCTGTAGGTCAGGCCCCCCACAATGCTGGTAGCAAATTGGCACGCTTAAGCTCTCAGTCTCCACTTTTGTCCCGTCCAGTTCTGGCAATGTCTGCAAACTCAGTGAACAGATCCACTGCATTGCACACTGGGCAACAAGCCTTCTTGGTTAGGTATATCTCTACCGCTAAGTCAGGGATTCTTATGAATAGTCCTGATGGGAAGTCTGTGAACCAGAAAGGTCAACCTAATGAAAGTAGGGGAAATAAAGTTGTATATAAGATAGTCAGAACTGCCAATGGTAGCGCGTTCCTTTCTGGTGGTGCACATTCCTCAGCCAACAAGCCCATTTATCTGGCCACAAATTCCACACAGATGCCATGTTTTCTGATGTCATCAAATAAAGGCTCATCCGGAGTGAAAAAACTGATATCCATACAAAATGCCTCCCACAACCCTGTCACGGCCTCACAGCTCTCAAATCTTCTTTCCCCCCAATCCAAATTGCAAGGTAGGGTCAGGCAGATAAGGGACGTAGGTCTGAATAAATCCCGCCTTGACCCAAGGCCAGGTCGCCAGCTAAGTCAAAGGAAGAGGCGCAGGAAAGCATTGTGTGATGAACTCCCAGAGCACTTGACTAAAGCGAGGAGGCTCTCGAACAAGGCGGTAACTGAAAAAGGGTCTCCCTTGCTCTGGGAGCCTGTACCCAAAGATGCAGAGAGGACACTGAGACTGTATCCATTAAGTTCACTACAAGAGATTAAGTGCCCTCGCCGAAATCAGCCGGTAGTTGTTCTCAACCATCCTGATACAGACATTCCTGAAGTGGCCAGTATCATGAGGTCCGTCAACAGGTACAAAGGTGCTGTTTCCAAGGTGGTACTGTCTCAAAACACAGTTCAAGCTCTGGCTGAACTCTGCCCAGCTGGACTTCTGGGGAAAAGCTCCAAGGCTAAATGTCCCTCGTCACAAAGCCGTGGCTCCAGACTTAAGACTTCAAAAAGCAGAGTCCGAGAGCGATTTCTGTTGAAACTGAAGTTTAGAAAGTCTAGCAGGAAAAAGTATGAGGTGGTGAAGTCCTCATTTAGAGGTACAGAGAGGTCATCAATGTTCGCCTGCTGGTTTTGTGGTCGACTCTTCAAGAATCAAGAGGAGTGGATTGGCCACGGCCAGCGGCATCTCATGGAGGCGACCAGAGACTGGAATAAGCTGTTTTAA